The Lysobacter gummosus sequence CATTTCATCGTCGCCGAACGCGCGCCGGTCACCAAGGCCAGCGCCGGCTCGTTGCTGGAAGTGGTGCGCTTCTCGGCCGATCCGCCGGCGTGGTTGCCGCGCCAGCTCGATCGCATCCGCCGCGTCACCGACATCGAACACGGCTCGCGCCTGCCGGCCGGGCAGGACTGGATCACCCAGAAGGGTTATCTGCGCGAAAGCCGCGGCGGTCGCCATATCGGCGGCAACCAGCACCACTTCGGCACCGGCGCGCGGCAGTCGCAACTGGTCGAGCTGCGCGCCGAACAGGCGGTGATCGCGCAGCGCGCGCAGTCGCGCGAAGCCGAGTTGCAGGAACTCAATCAGCGCGTGGACGCCGATCAGTCGCGCCTGCTCGGGCTGGATGCGACTCAGGAATTGGTCACCCGCGCGGCCGAATTCGCCGATGCCCAGGCGCGCCTGCCGGAACTGGCCGAAGCCGCCGGACAAGCCGCCGCCGCGTTGGCGCAGGCGCGGGCGAAGATCGACGAAGCCGCCGATCAGGACAAGGCCGAAGGCATCGCCGCGGCCAAGCGCCAGGGCCAGATCGACGCGCTCGCGCGCGAGCTGCGCGAACGCGCGCAGCAGATCAACGGCGAGCGCCAGAGCCTGATCCAGCGCATCGTCGACTATCGGCGCAAGCGCGCGCTGATGCCCGAATCCTGGCGCAGCGCGGTGGCCTTGCAAGCGGCGCGCGCCGAGTACGAAAGCGCCTCGGCGGTGCGTCGCGAGATCGAGCGCATCGACGACCGCCTTTCGCGCGGCGGCTTCGTCACCGACGAATCGTGCATTCCCCTGCGCGACAAGATCGGCGCCGATCACGACGAACTGGAAAGCTCGATCGGCCGTCGCGAAGCGCATCTGGAGCGCGCCAAACGGTTGACCGAGGAAGCGCGCGGCGCCTACATCAACGTGCTGCGCGCGACCGTTCGCCGCTACAAGAAGAACCTCGCCGCGCTGGGCGAGCTGGCCGGCATCGGCGTGGACGCCGACATGCCGGAACTGGCCAACAACGACGTCGCCCTGGCCCAGGCTGGTTTGTCCGTGCGTTTCGATTTCGACCGCAAGGGCTGGATCGGCCTGGACGACGGCGAGGCCTCGGGCGGCCAGCAGGTGATGAAGTCGTTGCTGTTGCTGGTGGCCTTGCTGCGCGACGAAGACCAGCCGGGCGGTTTCGTCTTCATCGACGAACCCTTCGCGCATCTGGACGTGTTCAACATCGAAAAGGTCGGGCGCTTCCTGCGCGCGACCGACGCGCAGTACATCCTGACCACGCCGATCACGCACAACCTCAACGTGTTCGATCCGTCGGACCTGGTGTTGACCACCAGCAAGCGCCGCGGCGGCAGCCCGTGGGCGGAAGCGGTGGCGGTGTTGAAGCGGCAGCGTGAGGACAGCAAGGCGGCGTGAGAGTCGCTTTGCTGCGGTGCCCGGAGTTCTCGAACCAACCCGCCCCAAAAAATCTCCCTAACGCCTCCCCCCTTTGAAAAAGGGGGGCAGGGGGGATTCGCTTTTCGGCTCCAGCCCGCCGTCGCCCCCAAGCAAAAAGCAAATCCCCCGCGCTGTAGATTCGCAACTGCGCCGGCATTGCGCCGGGCGCTCGCCCCCTTTTTCAAAGGGGGCGATGGGGTTGCGTCCGCAGGAAGCAGCGCCCATGGGATCGTGCACCGGCTGGAACGATAAATCCCAGCCACAGCAGCCCATCTCCGGTTGACTCCTGCCGCAGCGCCCTTACTCTATGCACACGCAAAACCACCCGATCTTTCAGGCCGTATCCGTCATGAAGCGTTTCCCGCTACTGATATCGCAGCACGCCTCGCGCGAGAGCGCGGGCCGGGTGCGCCTGCCTCCTGTGATCTTCGGTTCGCGGTCGATGTAATCCGACCCGCCGCAGCCACACCAGACCAGAGCACCCGCACGGGTGCTTTTTTATTGCCTGACGTTTCCAAAAGCCCGACCGCCAAGGCCGGATTCCATCCACCGAAGTCGCATGAGACCTGAGGAGAACGTGTCGTGAATACCGCGGCCGATACCCAAACCTAGCCGCGCGCCCTGTCGCCAACCGGGGACGCGCGGCCTCCCTTTGTTGGCAACATCGTGAATCTCCTTATGAACACCACCATTGCTTCCAGCTGGCGCAACCTCGGCATCATCGCCCACGTAGACGCGGGCAAAACCACGCTCACCGAACGCCTGTTGTGGAAAACCGGCGCTATCCATCGCATGGGCGAAGTCCACGACGGCGCGACCACCACCGACTTCACCAGCATCGAGAAAGACCGCGGCATCACCATCGGCGCCGCGGCCGTGCAGACGCGCTGGACGCCGCAAGGCCAGAGCGAACATCGCCTGACCATCATCGACACGCCCGGCCATATCGACTTCGCGATCGAAGTCGAGCGTTCGCTGCGCGTGCTCGACGGCGCGGTCGCCGTGTTCAGCGCGGTCGATGGCGTGCAGCCGCAATCGGAAACCGTGTGGCGCCAGGCGCGCCGGCACGGCGTGCCGCTGATCGCGTTCGTCAACAAGATGGATCGCGTCGGCGCTTCGTTCGAGCGCACGCTCGCGCAGATGCGCGAGAAGCTCGACGCGGTGCCGTGGCCGCTGGGCCGGTCGGTCGGTATCGAAAACGAGCTGCAAGGCTGGGTCGATTACGTCGCCCGCGACATCGTGCTGTGGGACCAGGACAACCACTTGTCCCGCCGTCCCTGGAACGACGACGAGGCGCGCGAGTTCGAGCCGCTGCGTCTGCGCCTGATCGAAGCGGTCGCCGATCACGACGACGAACTGGCCGAGGCCTTCCTCGACGCGCGCGCCATCGATGCCGGGCTGCTCAAGGCGGCCTTGCGTCGCGGCACGCTCAAGGGCGCGGGCACGCCGGTGCTCGGCGGTTCGGCGTTCAAGAACAAGGGCGTGGAAACGCTGTTGGATGCGATCGTCGATTACCTGCCTTCGCCGCTGGATCGGCCGTGGGTGCACGCCGAAAGCGAACGCGGCGAAGTCGCGCTCGCGCCGGATGCGTCCGGGCCGCTGGCCGGCTTGCTGTTCAAGATCGTGCACCAGGAACACGGTGCGCTGTCGTTCGTGCGCCTGTACTCGGGCACGCTGCGGGTCGGCGATACGGTGTGGGCGTCGCGTCGCGACAAGCCGCAGCGCGTCGGCCGCCTGGTCGTGGTCCAGGCCAATCGCGGGCACGATGTCGATGTCGCCTATGCGGGCGAAATCGTCGCGATCCCGGGTTGGAAGGACGCGGTCAGCGGCGAGAGCCTGAGCGATACCGGCGAGCGGTTGGTGCTGGACACGATCCAGGCCCAACCGGCGGTGTTGTCGTGGCGCCTGACCGCGGGCAAGTCGGGCGATCTGATCCGTCTGGGCCAGGGCTTGGCGAGTCTGGCGCAGGAGGACCCGTCGTTCCGCGTCGGTACCGATTCGGAAACCGGCGAGACCTTGGTGTGGGGCATGGGCGAACTGCATCTGGACGTGATGGTCGAGCGCCTGCGCCAGGAGTGGAACGTCGAGGTGCGCACCGGTTCGCCGCGCGTGGCTTATCAGGAAACCCCGAGCCGCGCGGTGCGCGGGATCGAAGGCAAGCTGTCCAAGCAGAACGGCGGCACGGGGCAGTTCGCCCGTGTGGTCATCGACGTGGAGCCGCGCGAAGACGGGCAGTTCGAGTTCGTCGATCGCACGACCGGCGGCGTGGTGCCGCGCAACTTCGTCAACGCGACGGAAAAGGGCTTGCGCCTGGCGTTGGCGGAAGGGCCGTTGGGGTATCCGGTGGTCGGTTTGACGGTGATCTTGACCGACGGCCAGACCCACGCGGTGGATTCGTCCGAACTCGCGTTCCAACGCGCGGCGGGCGATGCGCTGAAGGCGGCGCTGGCAGAAAGCGGCACAACGCTGCTCGAGCCGGTGATGGCGCTGGTCATCGATACGCCCGCCGGCAATGTCGGCGACGTGGTCGGCGATCTGCAACGCCGCTCCGGCCGCGTGCTCGGCATCGAGGACAAGGGCCTGCGCACGGACGTGACCGCGCGCGCGCCGCTGGCGCAGTTGTCGGGTTACACGACCGCGTTGCGGTCGCTGACCCAGGGCCGCGCTTCGGCGTCGATGGTGTTCAACGGCTACGAGCAGGCGCGCAGTGCGCCGAAGGCCGCGTAAGTTTCATGCTGTAGATAAGTGCGGTACGCAGAAAGGGAGAGGGGCCGGCATGCCGGCCCCTTTTTTGTTTGGGATTGCTTTCGGGATTGCTTGTTTGCACATGGCCCGCGTTCGCTTTTGCTCGTCATTCCCGCGAAGGCGGGAATCCAGGGCTTCACCGCGGCATGACTCTGAAGTCTCTGGATTCCCGCCTTCGCGGGAATGACGAGCAATAAAGAGGGGCCTCGCGGATGAATTCATTGCGAGCCAGGCAAGCGCCCTACCTCAACTACGCAGCGACCTCACCACCCAGCCAACACCAACTTCCCGATCGTCGTCCCCGACTCCAATCGCCGATGCGTCTCGCGCATGTTCGCCGCATCGATCTTGCCGAGGGTTTCGGTATGCGTGCCCTTGAGTTCGCCCGCGTCGATCAACTGCGCCACGCGATCGAGAATCTTGCCCTGTTCGACCATGTCCGGCGTCTTGAAGCGCGGCCGGGAGAACATCATTTCCCAGTGGATGCCGATGCACTTGGCCTTGTACGGGTCGCCGATCTTGAGCGCGCCGGAGGGCTCCACGATCAGTCCGACATGGCCCTGCGGCGCCAGCACTTCGCCCAGCGTTTCCCAATAGCGGTCGGTGTCGGCCAGATTCAAGGCGGCATCGATCTGTTCGAAGCCCAGCGCCTTGAGTTGCGGCGCCAGCGGCTGGCGGTGATCGATCACGTGATCGGCGCCCATCTGCCTGCACCACTCGACGCTTTCGCTGCGCGAGGCGGTGGCGATCACGCTGAAGCCGGCGCGCTTGGCGATCTGGATCGCGATCGAGCCCACGCCGCCGGCGCCGGCGATGATCAGCAGCGACTTGCCGCGGCCGCCGTTGTCCGCATCGAACGGCATGCGCTGGAACAGCAGCTCCCAGGCGGTGATGGCGGTCAGCGGCAGCGCCGCGGCCTGGGCCGCGCTCAGCGAGGCCGGCGCGGCGCCGACGATGCGCTCATCGACCAGATGCAGTTCGCTGTTGGTGCCCGGACGGGTGATGTCGCCGGCGTAGTAGACGCGGTCGCCGACCTTGAAGCGGGTGACGTCTTCGCCGACCGCTTCGACGATGCCGGCGGCGTCAAAGCCCAGCACGCGCGGCTGCGCTTCCACCTGCGGCTTGGGCGAGCGCACCTTGGTGTCGACCGGATTGACCGAGATCGCCTCGACCCGCACCAGCAGATCGTGGCCGCCGGCGGTCGGCGCGGGCAGTTCGACATCCACCAGCGATTGCGGATCGTCGATCGGAAGATAACGGGTGAGGGCTACGGCTTTCATTGCGAACTCCAGACTGCGTGGGAGGGGCGGGCCGGCATCGATGCGTCGATGCCGGATTGTGCGGGAAAGAATCGAAGGGTTCTGCGAAAAACGGACAGGTGTCCGCGTCAACGCGGGGCGAACAACACCGCTTCGTCGATGGCCTCGGCCATCGCGCGATAACCGGCGTCGCCCGGATGCAGGTGATCGCCGGAGTCGTAGGCCGGCAGGAATCGCGCCGGATGCGCGGGGTCGCGGGTGATCGCGTCGAAATCGACCACCGCATCGAACTCGCCGCTGTCGCGGATCCAGGCGTTGACGGTCTGGCGCACCTTGTCCTTGTCGGTGTTGTAGTAGCCGCTGATCGGCGAATCCGCCAGCGCGCCTTCGAACGGCGTCAGCGTGGCGCCGACGATGCGCAACGAATTCAGGCGCGCACGCGCGATCAACTGGCGATAGCCGGCGATCAGGCGCTGCGCGCTCATCGGCGCGCGCTTGGGTTCGAAGCTGCTGCCGGGCCAGCCGATGTCGTTGATGCCGAGCAGGACGAAGACGGTGTCGGCCTTTTGCCCGAGCACGTCGCGCTCGAAGCGCGCCAGCGCGCTTACGCCCATGCCGTCGTTGAGCACCTGGCCGCCGGAAATGCCGGCGTTGAGCACGGCGACATCGCGCTGGGCCAGACGCGCGGCGAGAAAGTCCGGCCAGCGCCGGTTCTGGTTGGGCGTGGACGCGGCGCCGTCGGTGATCGAATCGCCGAGCACGATCACGCTGCGCGTCGCCGCCGGCGCTTGCACATACACGCCGCTGAGGAAGGGGCGGGTCTGGATCGTCTCGCCTTGCAGTTGCGCATCGGCGGCGCGGTTGCCGGAGGTGAGGTAGGCGTCCTGGCGGCCTTCCCAGTGCAGGGTCTTGAGCGCGGTCGTCTGCGGCAAGTACAGGCTGACCGCGACTTCGCCGAGCGCGGCGACATCGAGCGCGATGGGATCGCTGAGCACCGGCGCGCCGGGCTGGATCGTCACCGACGGCTGGCCGCCGAAGGTGATCGCGCGATCGCTGCCGGCCTGGATGCGAGCGCCGCCGCCGCTGCGGGCGATGTGCGCCGCGCCGATGGTGACCGGCTGGTCGCCGTAGGCGTTCGACAGCTCGATGCGCAGTTGCTTGCCGCCGAGGCTGACCCGCGCGACCTGGCGCACGGTCTGGTTGCGCAGCTGCGCCGGCGCGCCGTTGGGCAGGACGAAGCCGGCCGGCAATGCGGCCTGCGGGCTGGCGGTCCAGGTGCCGACCCAGCGCGTAGAGTCGGCGGCCTGCGCCGGGGCGGCGGCCAGGGCCAACGCGAGTGCGGCGGCGGCGAGGGGTTTGGGCAAGTGAGTGGTCATGGCCTGAATTCGTAAGACGTCGGGGATTCGACGACGCTCAAGCTAGGTTCTTCTGTATTGGCCCGGTAGAAGGCAAGATCGCATATGCTCCATTCCATATTGGAATGAGTGGGCGAGTTCCCGGGAGCCTCATGGACACACTCCGCGGCATGCAGACCTTCGTCCGCGCGGTAGAACTGGGCAGCCTGTCGGCGGTCGCGCGCGAGCAGGGCAGTACCCAGCCGACCATCAGCAAGACCGTGGCCGCGCTGGAGCAGGAACTGGGCGTGCGCTTGCTTCAGCGCAGCACCACCCATCTGGCGCCGACCGAACAGGGCCGGCGCTTTTACGAACGCGCGCGGCGGGTGATCGAGGAATACGGCGAAGCGGTGGCCGACGCGCGCGGCCTGAGCGAAACGCCGGCCGGCCTGCTGCGGATCAGCGCGCCGGTCAGCGTGGGCGTGTTGCGGATGAATCGGCTGGTGCAGGAATTTCTCGCGCTGTATCCGCAGATCGAGATCGAGCTGATCCTCAACGACCGCTTCGTCGATCTGGTCGAGGAAGGCATGGACGTGGCGCTGCGGCTCGGCGCCAACCTGCCGCCGAACGTGGTGGCGCGCCGCGTCGCGGTGTCGCCGCGCGGATTGGTGGCCTCGGTCGGCTATCTGGCGCAGCATCCGCGCATCGATGCGCCGGACGATGTGCTGGCGCACAACTATCTGCGTTTCGCCTGGGCCAGCGAGAGTTTCGAATTGCACGGGCCCGGCGGCGAAGTGCGGCGGCTGCAGGCGAACGGGCGTTATCGGATCAACAACTCGCTGGGGATACGCGAAAGTTTCCTGATCGGCGCGGGCCTGGGCCTGGCGCCGGCGTGGTTGGTGCAGGATCTGATCGACAGCGGCGAACTGGCCTGGGTGTTGCCGCAGTGGAAGGCGTCGGCGCATGAGGCGTATCTGCTGTATCCGGCGCGACGATATTTGCCGTTGCGCACGCGGGTGCTGGTCGAGTTTCTGCGCGAACGCTTGCCGCAGCTGCCGGGGTTTGTTGCGGTGGAGTGAGAGGGGGCGGGCTTTTGTCGAGAAGGCGGAAGAGCCTTCACGCATGGAATTCGTCACGAACGCATTACGTCCTTCCAAGCCGTCATTCCCGCGAAGGCGGGAATCCAGCGACTTTCGTGCACGTTCAAGGCAAGTCACTGGATTCCCGCCTTCGCGTGAATGACGAGCAAAAGCGAAGGCGGCGATTCGCATCGGTGGGCTTCGGTCGAAAGTCGAACTCAACCCGCAGCACAAACCGCAGCCGCTTCGCCTTCCTGCGCAGCCCGCGTCGCCGCCCGCTCAGGTGCATCCAACTTGGCCGCCCACACCGCCAGCACCAGCCCCGACAGCGTCACCAAAGCAGCGATCCAGGTCACCGCGCCCAGCCCGGGACCGTGTTCGATCACCGCGCCGCCCAGCCACGCACCCAGCGCGTTGCCCAGGTTGAACGCGCCGATGTTCAAGCTGGAAGCCAGGTTCTGCCCGGCCGGATCGGTCTTCTGCAACACCCACAACTGCAGCGGCGGCACCGTCGCGAACGCGGCCACGCCGAGCAGGCCGACGAAGGCGATCGCGGCGATCGGGTTGTGCAGGGCGAAGGTCATCACGCCCAGCACCGCCGCCAACGCGATCAGCGTGCCGATCAACGCCGGCGCCAGACGCTTGTCGGCCAGACGCCCGCCGATCAGGTTGCCCAGGATCATGCCGCCGCCGAAGACCAACAGAATCGGCGACACCGCCGCCTCGCTGAAGCCGCTGATGCGGGTAAGAATCGGCTGGATGAAGGTGTAGACCGTAAACACGCCGGCGAAGCCCAGCACCGTCATCAACAAGCCCAGCAGCACCTGCGGATGCACCACCGCCTTCACTTCGCGACGCAGCGCCACCGGCTCGGGCTTGCGCTTGTCCTTCGGCACCAGCGCGGCGATGACGACGGTCGCGATCAGGCCGATCACGGTCACCGCCCAGAACGTCGAGCGCCAGCCGTAGTGCAGGCCCAGCCACGCGCCGGCGGGAACACCGAGCAAGGTGGCGACGGTCAGGCCGGTGAACATGATCGAGATCGCGGAGGCTTTCTTGTCGGCCGGCACCAGGCCGGTCGCGACCACCGCGCCGACGCCGAAGAAGGTGCCGTGCGCGAGCGAGGTGATCACCCGCGCGATCATCAGCACGGTGTAGTTCGGTGCGATCGCACAGACGATGTTGCCGATGGTGAAGATCAGCATCAGCGCCACCAGCACCGCCTTGCGCGGCATGCGCCCGGTGGCGACGGTCAGCACCGGCGCGCCGACGAACACGCCCAGCGCGTAGCCGGAGATCAGCAGCCCGGCCGCGGCGATGCCGATGTGCAGGTCGGCCGCGACCTGCAGCAGCAGGCCCATGATCACGAACTCGGTGGTGCCGATGCCGAAGGCGCCGACGGTCAGCGCGTACAGCGCGATCGGCAGGCCTTTGCGCGCGCCCGGGCCGGTTTCGGGGACGGCCGGGGTGCTGGAGGCGGAGGAAGACGGGGCATGCATGGGGGCGCATCCGTGGAAAGATGCGGCAGTCTGTGCCGTTGCATCTTGTGGAAAAACCCGCAGGATGACGAATCACTCTCAACGATTCGTTGAAAATGCCATGGACCGCATCGCCGACCTGAATCTGTTCCTGCGGGTGCTCGACCTGGGCTCGATCAGCGCCGCCGCGCGCAGCCTGGATCTGTCGGTCGCGGTCGCCAGCCAGCGCCTCAAGCGCCTGGAGCGCGACCTGGGCGTGCGTCTGCTGCACCGGACCACCCGCCAGTTGCACGCCACCGCCGAAGGCGTGGCCCTGGCCGAACGCGGCCGGGCCCTGATCGAGGAACTGGAGGCGCTGACCTCGGACCTGCGCCAATCCGGCAGCGAGCCGTCCGGGGTGTTGCGGGTGACCACCTCGGCCTCGTTCGGGCGCATGTACATCTCGCCGTTGCTGCCCGAGTTCCAGCGCCGCTATCCGGCGGTGCGGCTGAGCGTGAACCTCAACGACGAGCGCCTGGACCTGATCGCCTCGGGCATGGATCTGGCGATCCGGATCGGCCCGCTCGACGATTCGAGCCTGGTCGCGCGCAAGCTCGCCGACAACCGCCGCGTGCTGGCGTGTTCGCCCGAGTACCTGCGCCACCGCGTCGCGCCGCGGGTGCCGGAGGACTTGGCCGATCACGAATGCCTGCTGCTGGTCGGCGCGCAGGGCCGCATGGAGTACTGGCGCGTGGTCGATGCGACCGGGCATGCGACGACGGTGCGGGTCAACGGCCGGTTGGAAAGCAATTTCGGCGAAGTGCTGCGCGATGCGGCGCTGGCGGGATTGGGGATCGCGCATTTCTCGGCCTGGCACGTGTACGAAGACTTGCGCGCCAGGCGGTTGGTGGAGGTGTTGCCGGGTTATCGATTGCCGGATACGGCGATCAACGCGGTGATGCCGCAGCGGCGGTTCGTGCCGTTGCGGGTGCGGGCGTTCGTGGATTTCGTGGCGGAGTCGTTTGGGGAGGTGCCGCCGTGGGAGCGGGGGAAGTGAGTGGGGCGCTGTTGTCGATGGCGCTTGCTTCGTAGCCGTGGACCGAAACTTGGTTCGCTCGGACCTTCGCCCTCCCTCCTACCGTCATTCCCGCGAACGCGGGAATCCAGTGCCTTCCGTGCGAGAACGTTTGAAGTCTCTGGATGTTCGGCTCCGCCGAAGTAAAGCGGAGCCCGCGTTCGCGGGAATGACGAGCAAAAGAAGCCTCAATCGAACGCGAACGCATCCAACGCCAACGACCCCATCTCATGCGAACGATGAATCGTGCGCGCCGTCGGCGCATCGCCCGCGGCGCCCAGCGCCACGAACAACGGCATCAGATGCTCGACGGTCGGATGCGCATGACGCGCGTTCGGAGCCCGGTCGTGCCAGTCGAGCAAGGCCTCGCGATCGCCCGCGGCCAGCTTCTCGTGCATCCACGCACTGAAATCGGCTGCCCACGACGGCATCGGCGCTTCGCGCTGGCTCCAGTCCAGATCGCCCAGGTTGTGCACGAAGCCGCCCGAGCCGATCACCAAGACCCCTTCGTCTCTCAGTGCCGCCAGCGCTTGCCCCACGGCATAGTGTTGAGCCGCCGTCCCATACGGCATCACCGACAAGGGCACCACCGGAATGTCCGCCTGCGGATACATGCGCCGTAACGGCACCCACACGCCATGATCCAGACCGTGGTTGTCGCGCAGCTTGGCGTTGAGGCCGGCGTCGCTCAGGCGCGCGGCGATCTGTTCGGCCAGGCGCGGCTGGCCCGGCGCCGGGTACCGGATCTGGTACAGCGGCGGCGGAAAGCCGCCGAAGTCGTGCACGGTGTGCGGCTTATGGTGACCGCCGACCATCGGCCGGTCGGTCATGAAGTGCGCCGAGGCGATCACGATCGCGCGCGGCCACGGCAATTGCTGGCCCAGCGAATCGAGGAAGCGCCCGGCGGGCGAATCCTCCAGCGCCAGCATCGGCGAGCCGTGGGAAAGGAACAGGGTCGGAAGACGGGTGGGGATGTCCATGCACTGAAGGGTGATCCTCGTCCGGACGATTTCCAAGTTGAGCCGGCGCGCAGGATCGTTCTGTTGTTGCGACCAATTCGCAACAAGCGGCTCGATTGTTGAGTTTGGGGGCGATGCGCCACGCAAGTTGAAATTCGCCTGCAAGCGCGCACCGGAAATCCGTCGTCCCGCCGCGACCCCGCGGTCTGGCAAAATAGCGGGCTCACTCACCCGTCCGCAGGCCCCGTGCACATGAGCCACTTCGACATCCGTTCGACCGTCCGCCCCGATCCCGACAAGCCGATGGTCGATATCGCCGACTACGTCGCCGATTACCAGATCGATTCGAAGGAAGCCTTCGACACCGCCCGCTACATGCTGCTGGACTCGCTGGCCTGCGCCGCGCTGGCGATGGACCATAAGGAATGCCTCAAGCACCTGGGCCCGCTGGTTCCGGGCGCGCAGATGAGCGGCGGCGCGCGCGTGCCGTACACCTCTTATGAACTCGACCCGGTCCAGGCCGCGTACAACATCGGCGTGCAGATCCGCTGGCTCGACTTCAACGACACCTGGCTGGCGGCGGAATGGGGCCATCCGTCCGACAACCTCGGCGCCATCCTCGGCGTGGCCGACTACCTGGGCCGCAAGGCCGAGGCCGAAGGCGGCAAGGCCATGACCGTGCGCGACGTGCTCGGCCATGCGATCAAGGCGCACGAAATCCAGGGCGGCTACGCGCTCAAGAATTCGTTCAACCGGGTCGGCCTGGACCACGTGATCCTGGTGCGCCTGGCCTCGACCGCCGTCACCACCCAGATGCTGGGCGGCAATAAGGAAGCGATCGTGACCGCCGTGTCGCACTCGTGGATCGACAACGGCGTGCTGCGCACCTACCGCCACGCGCCGAACACCGGCCCGCGCAAGAGCTGGGCCGCCGGCGACGCCTGCCGCCGCGCCGTCACCCACGCCCTCAACGCCGTCAAGGGCGTGGTCGGCTACCCGAGCGCGCTGTCGGTCAAGACCTGGGGCTTCTACGACATCGCCTTCAAGGGCAAGCAGTTCGAGTTCGAGCGCCCGTTCGGCAGCTATGTGATGGAGAACGTGCTGTTCAAGATCAGCTTCCCGGCCGAGTTCCACGCCCAGACCGCGGTCGAGTGCGCGATGAAGCTGCACGAGCAGGTCAAGGACAAGCTGGACCAGATCGAGCGCGTCGAACTGGAAACGCAGGAAGCCGGCGTGCGCATCATCGACAAGACCGGCCCGCTGGCCAACTACGCCGACCGCGACCACTGCCTGCAGTACATGGTCGCCGTGCCGCTGATCTTCGGCCGCCTGACCGCCGACGACTACGTGGACGCCATCGCCGCCGACCCGCGTATCGACGCCCTGCGCGACAAGATGACGGTCAAGGAGAACGAGCAGTTCACCAAGGACTACTTCGACCCGGACAAGCGCTATATCGGCAACTCGGTGCAGGTGTTCTTCAAGGACGGCTCGTCCACGGAAAAGGTGTCCATCGACTTCCCGATCGGCCACCGCAAGCGCCGCGCCGAAGGCATTCCGGTGCTGATGGCTAAGTTCGAAGCCGCCGTCCGCGCCAAGCTGCCGGCCGCCCAGGCCGACCGCCTGCTGGCCCTGGCCAACAACCCGGCCGAGCTCGAAGCCCTGCCGGTGACCCAGTTCATGGCCCTGTTCGCCCAGCCGGCGAAGTAAACCGACCGGCCATCCGCACCCGAGAAGTGCAGTTCGTTGCTGAACGGGCTGCCTTCTCAAACCTGAATGGATTGCGACCCGATCCCAGAATTCATGGAACCGAATCGAATGTTAGACGGTTGTTAACACCGCTTTCACGTTGGCAAACCTAATCTCTCGCTCGATGGCGTCATCCAGGCAGCCGTCCTGAACGGTAGAAACCTCGCAGACGCGGTTTCCATATTTTTAGAACCAGGAGCTACAACAATGAATAAGAAACTCCTCTGTGCCGCCTTGCTGGGTGGTCTGAGCATTGCGCAGGTCGCCAGCGCGCAGGATTTCGACGACCGTTGGTACATCACCGGCGCGGCCGGCATGAACATCCAGGACAACGATCGCGGCACCCGCAACGCTCCGTTCGGCGCCATCGGCCTGGGTAAGTTCCTGAACAAGAATTGGTCGCTCGACGGTGAACTGAACTATCAGAACCCGAAGTTCGACGACAACCAGGACGCCAACTGGAGCCAGTACGGCATCTCGCTGGACCTGCGTCGTCACTTCGTGACCGACGGCCGCAACTGGAACCCCTACATCCTGATGGGCCTGGGCTATCAGCGTTCGGAAGAGGAATACCTGCTTCCGTCCGTGCTGTCGCCGGGCAACCGTAAGG is a genomic window containing:
- a CDS encoding DODA-type extradiol aromatic ring-opening family dioxygenase, giving the protein MDIPTRLPTLFLSHGSPMLALEDSPAGRFLDSLGQQLPWPRAIVIASAHFMTDRPMVGGHHKPHTVHDFGGFPPPLYQIRYPAPGQPRLAEQIAARLSDAGLNAKLRDNHGLDHGVWVPLRRMYPQADIPVVPLSVMPYGTAAQHYAVGQALAALRDEGVLVIGSGGFVHNLGDLDWSQREAPMPSWAADFSAWMHEKLAAGDREALLDWHDRAPNARHAHPTVEHLMPLFVALGAAGDAPTARTIHRSHEMGSLALDAFAFD
- a CDS encoding SGNH/GDSL hydrolase family protein codes for the protein MTTHLPKPLAAAALALALAAAPAQAADSTRWVGTWTASPQAALPAGFVLPNGAPAQLRNQTVRQVARVSLGGKQLRIELSNAYGDQPVTIGAAHIARSGGGARIQAGSDRAITFGGQPSVTIQPGAPVLSDPIALDVAALGEVAVSLYLPQTTALKTLHWEGRQDAYLTSGNRAADAQLQGETIQTRPFLSGVYVQAPAATRSVIVLGDSITDGAASTPNQNRRWPDFLAARLAQRDVAVLNAGISGGQVLNDGMGVSALARFERDVLGQKADTVFVLLGINDIGWPGSSFEPKRAPMSAQRLIAGYRQLIARARLNSLRIVGATLTPFEGALADSPISGYYNTDKDKVRQTVNAWIRDSGEFDAVVDFDAITRDPAHPARFLPAYDSGDHLHPGDAGYRAMAEAIDEAVLFAPR
- a CDS encoding LysR family transcriptional regulator; its protein translation is MDRIADLNLFLRVLDLGSISAAARSLDLSVAVASQRLKRLERDLGVRLLHRTTRQLHATAEGVALAERGRALIEELEALTSDLRQSGSEPSGVLRVTTSASFGRMYISPLLPEFQRRYPAVRLSVNLNDERLDLIASGMDLAIRIGPLDDSSLVARKLADNRRVLACSPEYLRHRVAPRVPEDLADHECLLLVGAQGRMEYWRVVDATGHATTVRVNGRLESNFGEVLRDAALAGLGIAHFSAWHVYEDLRARRLVEVLPGYRLPDTAINAVMPQRRFVPLRVRAFVDFVAESFGEVPPWERGK
- a CDS encoding MFS transporter, coding for MHAPSSSASSTPAVPETGPGARKGLPIALYALTVGAFGIGTTEFVIMGLLLQVAADLHIGIAAAGLLISGYALGVFVGAPVLTVATGRMPRKAVLVALMLIFTIGNIVCAIAPNYTVLMIARVITSLAHGTFFGVGAVVATGLVPADKKASAISIMFTGLTVATLLGVPAGAWLGLHYGWRSTFWAVTVIGLIATVVIAALVPKDKRKPEPVALRREVKAVVHPQVLLGLLMTVLGFAGVFTVYTFIQPILTRISGFSEAAVSPILLVFGGGMILGNLIGGRLADKRLAPALIGTLIALAAVLGVMTFALHNPIAAIAFVGLLGVAAFATVPPLQLWVLQKTDPAGQNLASSLNIGAFNLGNALGAWLGGAVIEHGPGLGAVTWIAALVTLSGLVLAVWAAKLDAPERAATRAAQEGEAAAVCAAG
- a CDS encoding LysR family transcriptional regulator; the encoded protein is MDTLRGMQTFVRAVELGSLSAVAREQGSTQPTISKTVAALEQELGVRLLQRSTTHLAPTEQGRRFYERARRVIEEYGEAVADARGLSETPAGLLRISAPVSVGVLRMNRLVQEFLALYPQIEIELILNDRFVDLVEEGMDVALRLGANLPPNVVARRVAVSPRGLVASVGYLAQHPRIDAPDDVLAHNYLRFAWASESFELHGPGGEVRRLQANGRYRINNSLGIRESFLIGAGLGLAPAWLVQDLIDSGELAWVLPQWKASAHEAYLLYPARRYLPLRTRVLVEFLRERLPQLPGFVAVE